The genomic DNA ATAATTATCAAGAAAGTATAGAAACATACCAAGAAATTAATACGAGGAGATTATCTAATTGGCAATTGGTTCAGTTATATGAGGGTATTGGTGATGTGTACCTTCTAACCAAAAATTATCAGCTTTCAATAGATAATTACCAAAAAGGATTAGCTGTTGCTCAACAGCATTTAATAACACCTAAAATTACAGATTTAAACTCAAAAATAGCTCAGGTTTATAACGTAAAAGGAGAATCCCAAAAGGCAGAGGGATATTTTAATACATCCATGAAACTTGCCAATAGACAAAATAAGAAAAGAGCTATTGAAGAGAAAATTAAGGTTGCTGATTTTCAAAGTGCCAATAATAATTATTCTAGTGAGATTGCATTGAGAAAAGAAGCTTTAGAAGAAATAAGCGATTTTGAGAGTGATTCTATTATAGATAACGAAAGTCCTTTAACGCCTCAAAAACAAAACTATAAAATTGGTAATGCGTTTGCCCTTCAAAAAGATTACCAGAATGCTATTCCATATCTTGAAAAAAGTATTGAAGAAGCAGATAGTAAAGAGGACCTTGTTGTACAGAAAGATGCTACCCGAAAATTATCTGAAATTTATAGAGATGCGGGTCAATTTGATAAAGCACTAATTGCATATCAAAGCTATGTTGATTTGGTAGATAAACTTTACTCTAAAAAAGAACAAGAAATATCTCAAGCAGCCAGGTTTAGTAAAGATATTGTTAGCAAACAAAATAGAATCTTAAGCTTGGAAAGTGATAGAGCATTAACAGAGAGTCAGTTTCAATTGACTGTAGAAGAAGCAAAACGTCAAAAGTTAATCATTTATTCACTTATAGGAGGCGTTTTATTGCTATTAGTCGTTGCTCTTTTAATGTTTAAATATATCAAGCAACAACGGTTAGCTAATAATTTATTAGCGCTGAAAAGTTTGCGAAGTCAAATGAATCCACATTTTATATTCAACGCATTAAATTCTGTAAATAGTTTTATTGCTTCAAATGATGAGCGTACAGCCAATAAATATCTTACCGATTTCTCCTCCTTAATGCGTGCTGTTTTAGAGAATAGTGAAGAGGATTTTATTCCACTTGAAAAGGAAATAAAGCTATTAAAATTATACACCAAATTGGAACATTTCAGATTTCAAGATAAATTTGACTATAATATCCATATTGATGAAAATATTAATGTTCAAGATTTTATAATTCCTCCCATGTTATTACAGCCCTATATTGAAAATGCTGTCTGGCATGGGCTACGTTATAAAAAATCAAAAGGATATTTAGAGATTGAAATTACTCAAACGAAATCGGATGAAATAAAAATTAGTATCACAGATGACGGTATTGGAAGACAAAAATCAAAAGCGTTAAAAACAGAGCATCAACAAAAGCAAAACTCAAAAGGGATGGGCAATATTAAAAAACGTGTTATTATTCTAAATGAGATGTATAAAGATAAAGTCGATGTATCTGTTGATGATTTTAAAGATGAAGAAGATACCGGAACTAAAGTTGTTGTAACATTAAAAAAATAAGTTAGAAGTTTGAAGCTGGAAGTACGAAGATCGCTTCCAGTTTCAAATTCCTAATTTCAAACCATATAACATGAAACTAAATTCCATCATAGTTGAAGACGAAGAAACAAGCAGGGATATTTTAAAGAATTATCTAAAAAAGTATTGCCCTAGTATATCTGTTTTGGGTGAAGCCGCTAATGTTGAAGAGGCTTTGGTTCTTATTCGTAATAACGATTTAGATTTGGTGTTTTTAGATGTAGAAATGCCTTATGGCAATGCGTTCGACCTATTAGACAAGGTTGGTGATATTAATTTCGAAACTGTTTTTGTAACTGCATATAACCACTATGCTATAGATGCTTTAAATGCGCATGCGTCTTATTACTTAATGAAACCTATTTCTATTGATGAGCTTATAAAAGCAGTTGATTATGTTACTGAAATTAAAATGAAAGAAGAAGCACTTCAAGATCAGGTGCTCATTCCTAAAACAAATGGAGTAGATGGGAAAATTACCATTCCGCAATTAGATGGTTTTGAGGTTATAAATATGTCTGATATTTTGTACTGTAAAGCAGATGATAATTATACCGAAATTTATCTCAATACAAACAAAAAAAAATTGGTAAGTAAAACCCTTAAATATTTTGAAGAAGCACTTAGCAGTGCTAGTTTTGCTCGGATACATAAATCGTATTTGGTCAATGTAAATGAAGTCGTTAAATATGTAAAAGGAAAAGGAGGAAGTGTGATACTTAGTAATGGAAAAGAAGTTATGGTATCGGCCTCAAAAAAATCAAATCTGTTATCGTATTTCAAATGATCATTATTCATTCCTGCGAAGGCAGGAATCCACAAAATAATAGTTAAAGAATCAAAAGATTGCCACATCACGCTTTGGGCGTGATTCGCAATGACAAACAAATAAAAACAATGTATTCATGCCAGTTATCAAATCAGTAAAAGGAAAATCGCCAAAAATCCCAAATGATTGTTTTATTGCAGAAAATGCAACCATAGTTGGAGAAGTCATTATGGGTAACCAATGTAGTGTTTGGTTTAGTGCCGTTGTTAGGGGAGATGTTAACTATATTGAAATGGGCAATAAAGTAAATGTACAAGACGGAGCTGTAATACACGGTACTTATAAAACTGCTGCAACTACTATAGGGAATAATGTCTCTATTGGTCATAATGCACTAGTACATGGCTGCACAATTCAGGATAACGTTTTGGTTGGTATGGGAGCCATTATTATGGATGGTTGTGTCGTAGAAAGTAATAGTATTATTGCAGCTGGAGCCGTGGTTACAAAAAACACTCGAGTTGAAACTGGTAGTATTTATGCTGGTGTTCCTGCAAAAAAAGTAAAAGATATTAGCGAGGAACTTATTTCTGGTGAAATAGATAGAATTGCTAATAACTATATTGAATATTCAAGCTGGTTTAAATAGCCATGTTAAGGGTATTTGCCATTCCTGCCTTAGTAGGATAGGATATATACTTTTATGGACTAAAAATCTAAGTATTCTGCAGTAAAATGAGAACCTAAAAGTGATTGCATGGTACTAGGGTTTGCATTTGTGTAAAAACAGTTTTTGCTATCTGTAGTCTCTACTTCTATATGTAATAAATTATTTTTCTTTAGGATAGCTTTAGTTTGTCTTGCAACGGCCTCTCCAGAATCTATAATTTTAACATGATCTGGTAGTAGGTCAACTAATAAAGGGATTAAATAGGGGTAGTGTGTGCAACCCAAAACCAGATGATCTATATTGGCATCGATCATAGGTTTGAGATAAGTCTTTAAAAGCGTTTTCATTTCATTAGAGAGTAACTTACCATTTTCTATAAGCTCTACAATGCCTTCACCAACTTGCTCAATAACATTTATATTACTGGCAAACATATCAGACGTTTTAGAAAATAATGCGCTGCTTAGGGTTCCTTTTGTTGCCAAAATACCAATAGCATTGTTTTTAGTTTGCAATGCAGCAGGTTTTATAGCGGGTTCTATGCCAATAAATGGAATGTTATAAGTATTTCTAAGGAGATCTATAGCATTAGTGGTTGCTGTATTACAGGCTACAACAATTAGCTTACAACCTTTGTTAATTAAGTATTCAGTGTTTTTAATACTTAAATCAATAATAGTTTCCTTTCCTTTCTGCCCGTAAGGGGCATTAAGACTATCTGCTAAATAGATGGTGTTTTCGTTGGGTAAAAGTGTGTGAATCTCCTTCCATATAGAGGTGCCACCAACACCCGAATCAAAAATACCAATAGGTTGTTTGCTCATATAATTATAATTGTCATAAAAGTAAATAATTCAATTGAAATAATTTATCAGATCCCTTTTTTTAGCGAGGTTAACTCCAAATAGTATGCAAAATGTTTTAGTGAATTTTAATGTAAGTTCTGCTAATAAAAAAAGCTGCCTTATGGAGGGCAGCTTTAATAAATTTTGTTAGAGTATATTTTTATATACCCAATTCTTTTTTAACATCATTTAAAATGTCCTTTCCTTCGGCTACAATTAACGTTGTTCTTTCTAAAACATACTCATATCCTTGAGCTTTAGAAACTTTGTTTATTGCTGCAAATGCTTTTTCTTGAATAGGCTTAAATAACTCAGCTTCTTTTTTAGCTATATCTTGCTGTGCATCAGCTCTAAATTGTTGAATACGTTGTTGTTTTTCTTGTAATTCTAAGCCTCTCTTTTGATTTTCTTCATCAGTTTTTGTACTAGCTTCTGCTTCGTATTGCTTAACTGTATTTTGGTACTCAGTAGCCATAGCCTGCATATCTGTTTGATATGTTTTGCCTAAAGTTTCAAGCTCAGTTTGAGCTGCTTTAGCTTCGGGCATTGCTGCTATTAATTCTTGAGTATTTATATGGGCAACTTTGCTTTGGGCCTGTGTGAAACTTATAGTTCCAATGCATAATGCAGTTGCTAATAAAAGAGTTTTTAATTGTTTCATTTGTAAATAGTATTATGTGTTATAGATTATTAATTATTGTTTATATACTGTCTTTTGCTTTTTGACGATCTTCTAATATTTTTTTCTTTCTTTCTTCTAAGGCTTTTTTTCTATCGGCTCTTTCCTTTAATTTTTTTTGTCTATTTTCTTCAATAAGCTGTGCTTTAGTTTTTGTTTCTCCTTCAACTACTTTAGAAGTAGTCTCAGGTTTCGATGCTTCATCTTCTGTGGTATCTTTTCCTTCAGTTATTTTTTTTCTAGCATCTAACTTTGCTTGTTTTGCTTTTTCACGATCTTCTAATATTTTTTGACGTCTAGCTTCTGCTTCTTTTTTCTTTGCTTCTCGAGCGGCCAAAATTTCTTGTCTTCTTTTTTCAACAGCACTTTCTCGTTGTGCTTTTTTCTCTTCTAATGCTTTTTGACGTTCTTCTAATTCGTAATTAATCTCCGGGACTAATTCCTCTTCTTTAGCAGCTCTACGTTCTGCTTTAGATTTTGCTTGTTTACGTTTTGATGTTCTAGTGATACTTCTTAATATTTGATCACTTAAATCGAATCGGTTTGCAGAGAATAACATAACAGCATCAGATGATTTGTCAAAAATAAAATCATATTTTCTGCTTTGAGCCATATCTTGAACTGCTGCAAAAATTTGATCCTGAATAGGCTGCATCAATTGCTTTTTTTGAATGAACAAATCACCATTGGGACCAAAACGCTTTTGTTGGTAATCAAGGATCTCTTTCTCTTCAAAAGCAATATCTTCTTCTCTCTCGTCAATAAGTTCTTTTGTTAGAAGCGCTTTTTCGTTACTTAAGTTTTTTCGCTTTTGTTCAATAGCTCCTAATTTAGCACCAATTTCGTTTTTCCATTTGTCTGCTTTTTGATTTAATTGAGCAGTAGCTTCTTGGTATTCCGGAACATTCTCTAAAATATATTCAGTATCTATATAAGCAATCCTTACACCACGTTGCGCGTGTATTGATATGCTTATCATAAAAACTAATGTCAGTAAAAAAAGAACTTTATTTTTCATCTGTATATATTTTAATTTATTGTCTTATAAATTCTAAAAACGACAAATGAATTTTTGTTTCTGCCCTTTTCGAATCGTATCTTCAAAATTAACGAATTTTAATCTTAAAAATTTTAATTCTCATGCAAATCATTATAGTGTTATTAGAAAATATCGTGCCAAAATAAATTTTATACTTAAAATTGCTGTCCAATTATGAAGTGAGTTTCCCATCCATGTTTAGTAGTTTGTCCTGGAAGAGCGTCAAATCCATGTCCAAAATCAATTCCTAATAATCCAAACGCAGGCATGAAAATACGAACCCCTACACCCGCAGATCTATTAATGTTAAAAGGGTTAAAATCTCTAAAACTATTATGAGACGCCCCGCCTTCTAAAAAACCTAAAGCATAGATTTTTGCAGAAGCTTTTAATGTTACAGGATAACGAAGCTCTAAAGAAAATTTATTGTAGATAGTTGCTCCATCATTTGAAGTTCTTCCAGTATCTGGGTCTAAAGGAGCCAATGATTGATCTGGATAACCACGTAGTTGTATAGTTTCTCTACCATCTAAACTGTAGTTTCCTAATCCGTTACCTCCAAGAAAGAAACGCTCAAAAGGAATAACACCTCTAGCGTTATTGTAAGCGCCTAGAAAGCCAAATTCAACGCTTGGTTTTAATACTAAATTTTTTACGATTTGAGTATACCAATCGCCTTTAAAGCTTACTTTATAAAATTCTAACCATTTATAACGTTCTTGATCAATTTCCGCAATTCTATTTTGGGCATTCGTTATATCTATTGTGCTACTATTTATGTCTCTTCTTATTGCATCATTAGTTTCACGTTCTTGCTCAAGAGCTTCATAATCGACCCCGTTAAATAAAGAGTAAGGTATTGAGAATTTAGCGGTAGCACTAAATTTTGAACCCGCCGTTGGGAATATAGGGTCTACACTAGTATTATTTCTACTTATGCCAATAGTGTATGATAAATTGTTTGAATAACCATCTCCAAAAGTAAATAAACCAGTGTTATAATTATTTAAATCGTAACGTTGATAACTAATAGCTTGGGATAAGGTGAAATAATCATCTGGAACAGATAAACGTTTCGCTAAACCAAACGTAATTCCTGTAATATTAAAACTTCTACTTTTATCTGCGTTTCTAGTTTGCGGATTAAATAAAAACTGCTTAGTATGCGATAACGATGCTGAAAATTGAACAGGCCTTTTACCTCCTAACCATGGCTCGGAAAACGAAAAACTATAGGTTTGATAAAAACGACTCGCTTGTAAACGTAATGCTAATTTTTGGCCATCACCCATAGGGATTGGTTTGTAGGCATCTTTTTTAAAGAGATCTTTTATTGAAAAGTTATTAAAAGATAATCCAAGTGTTCCTATAAAGCCACCGCCTCCATAACCACCTTGTAATTCGATTTGACTGGAACCGGTTTCTTTAACAGAATATTCCATGTCTATAGTTCCTTCGTTTGGGTTGGGATTATTAAAGTTAGGTGTGATTTCCTGAGCATCAAAAAAGCCTAGTTGACCAAGTTCTCTAACCGTACGAACAACATTGGCTTTACTATATAATTGTCCTGGACGAGTTCGAATTTCTCGATAAATAACATGGTCATTTGTTTTATCATTACCTACAACAGAGACACTATTGAAATAAGCTGGTTTCCCTTCGACTATTCTTATTTCCATGTCAATAACATTATTATCAGCACTTACCTCAACAGGATTAATAGTAGAAAATAAATAACCATGGTTTTGATATTCATTGGTTATATCGCGAGCATCTGGACTGGAGTTATCAGCAATTCGCTCTTGTAATAAAACACCATTATATGTGTCTCCTTTCTTTATACGGAGTAGTCTAGATAAATATTCATTACTGTATACTGTGTTACCAATAAAGGTGATGTCTCCAAAAGTGTATAATTCCCCTTCGTTGATATCTATTTTAAGCGAAATGGTTTTATCGTTATTAATTATTAAACTATCAGATAGGATTCGAGCATCTCTATAACCATTTTCCTTGTACTTTTCTATAACACTTGATAAATCTGCTTGATATGCAGAATCGATAAATTTAGAACGTTTAAAAATTCTTAAACGATTTATTTTTTTAGTGCTTTTCATGCTTTTTCTAAGCTTTTTATCGCTTAAAACTTCATTGCCATTAAAGACGATGTCTTTTATTTTAACTTTCTCGCCTTTATCAATATTAAGCACCATATTAACACGAGCTACTTTAATAGAGTCTTTTACATCTATAGTGTTAATATGTATTTTAGAGTTTAAATAACCTTCTTTTTTGTACTTGGTAGCTAAAAAGTTTTTAGTAGTAGTTATTAAGTTTTCAGTTACTTTAGTACCTTTTCTTAATTTATTTTCTTCAATTATTTTTTCTTTTTTAGATCTTTTTACACCATTTATTTTTATCTCATTAAGTTGAGGTAAATCAGATAGTCTTATCTCTAAAAAAGCGGCGTTCCCTTCTATTTTGGTAACATAAACTTCAATATCACTGAATAATTTTGAGTTCCAAAGTTTTTTGATAGCGGTACTAATGTCTTGACCAGGAATTGTTATTTCTTTTCCTTTCCTTAAACCGGAATAAGTAACTATGGTTTGTTCGCTAAACGAACTGTTTCCAGAAACAGTAATGCCTCCTAAAGTATATTTGTTGCCGTCGCTATATGTTACTTCTTGCCCTTGAATATTAAAGCTACTTGTAAAAAATAGTATGGCTATAACGTGCTTTATATGTGCTTCTAAAAATGAAATGTTAGCTAAGCTGTTCACTTGTTTTCCCAAATCTTCGTTCTCTTTTTTGATATTCAATAATAGCTTCATACAAATGCTGCTTTGTGAAATCTGGCCACAGTACATTTGTAAAATATAACTCTGCATATGCTATTTGCCAAAGTAAAAAGTTACTTATACGTTGCTCCCCACTTGTCCTAATTAGTAAATCTACATCTGGCAAATCATGCGTGTAAAGATGCTCATTTATAATTGATTCATCTATATTTTCGGGCGAAATTATATTATTTTTAACTTTAATACTAATTTCTTTAACAGTGTTTTGTATTTCTTCCCTAGAACCATAGCTTAATGCCAGGGTTAAAGTCATTCTTTCGTTTTGTTTTGTGCTGTCAATTACATCATGAAGTTCTTTATGAACTTTTTTAGGAAGTGTGTTTAAATTTCCTACAGCAGAAAGTCTAATATTATTATCTTGAAGTGTTGTTATTTCTTTTTTTAAAGAAGACACCAAAAGCTTCATTAATGTTTGTACTTCTAATTTTGGTCTGTTCCAGTTTTCAGTAGAAAAAGCATAAAGCGTCAGGTTTTTTACGCCAAGTTCTGCACAAGCTTCAACAGTGCGTCGTACAGATTTTGTGCCATTTTCATGACCAAAAGCACGTATCATTCCTTTTTGTTTTGCCCAACGACCATTACCATCCATGATAATGGCAATGTGTTTTGGTAGTTTGTTGTTTTGTATGCTTTCTTTTAAATTCATTTTAATTGCCTGGGCAATAACAAGGATTTTCGCCAAATGTATATGTTAAAGTTAATCCTGAAAACATATACCAATCGTTGTTATTTATATTGCCAAATTTGTATTGTTGTTGTCTAGATGGGGCGTCAGGAACACTTCCGTCAAGGCCATCAGAAAATGTATAACGAGCACCAACTTCTATGCCTAAAATAATATTATCTATAAAAGAGGCTTTAAAGCCAACTACCATAGGAATACCAAATGCCCAACTTGAGGTGTTTTCTTGAGTTTGTACACCGTTTAAAAAATAATGATTGTCATGCTTGGCTGTGCTTATGCCTGTATATAAGTATGGTGTAGCTACTTTATCTCCAGAATGTAAATCGAAATCTAAAAATGTAAATTCTATTCCTAATGAAATTTCTATAATCTTGCTCGAAAATTCATAACCTCTTTGAATACGCCTTGGGTCATCCGATTTTGTGTCAATACCTTCTAATTTACTAAAAATCACAGAAGCTCTATAAGAGTGTCGCTTACTTCTATTCCATTTATAGATACCACCAATAGCTAATTGATTTGGCGAAATGTAATAGGTAGAACCTACATCTCCAATAAAATTACTTCCTCCTGCAAAAACACCTATTTCGTTAATTTGAGAGTAACTAAAATGAATGCTTAAAATACTTAAAATCAATACTGTTAAATGCCTCATAAATATTCAAAAGTTTGCAAATATAATAAATAAGATTAGCCTAAAATAATTTGAGCTAAATTGTATTAGTGTAAAACTGCATTTCTTAAGAATTATTGTTTAATTACGCTTGTCTTCTCCCCAAAGAAGCTTTTTTCTAAGCGTATCTAAAAAACTTTCGTCTAAAAGATCAATCATTTTAATTTTGAAGTCTGCTTTTTTTATTTTGATTATAGTACCATTATCTAGGGTTGCAATCCTAGAGTCTAAAGACACTAAATGATTTTCTTCTCGTCCGTCAACTTTAAGCTGTATTTCTGTTGAATCTGGAATTATTAAAGGGCGTGCACTCAGGTTGTGTGGTGCTATGGGAGTTATCACAAAACTATTGGTACTTGGCGTAATTACTGGCCCGCCACAGCTTAATGAATAGCCTGTAGAACCTGTTGGAGTTGAGATTATTAAACCATCACTCCAGTAAGATGTAAGATACTCGCCATCTAAATGCGTTTCGACAGTAATCATAGATGTTGTATTTTTTCTACTTACTGCTATTTCGTTTAGTGCAAAATTTAACGATGTTATATTTTTGTTTTCAGGGGTAGTTTCTATAGAGAGTAAACTACGTTCTGATATTTTATAATGCCCGTCAATAATATTTTGAATAGCCTGCTCAATAGCATCTACTTGTATAGTTGCTAAAAAACCTAAACGCCCTGTATTAATGCCAATCACAGGGATATCAATATCTTTTATAAAAGTAATAGCTCTTAATATGGTACCATCACCACCAACACTTACCAGGAAATCAAAAGAAGTATCTAAAGTGTCAAATGTTTTAAATGAAGCAAAGTCTTTTATATTGGGAGATTCATTAAGAATAATATTAAAAAACTCTGTTTCAATATAAGCATCAATGTCTTTTTTTAATAAGTAATTAAATAACGTTTCTACTGAAGCTGTAGTCGTTTTATTGTAGAATCGTCCAAAAATAGCAACTTTCATGCGTTTATATTTATTGTTTTTTGGTGGTCACATGGTGCATCCATATAATGAGTTTCGTTATAAACTAATTAAATAGTTATGGATGGTTCATTATTTACATATTTAAGTATTTATTCAAATAGTCCGATCGGTCTTTAAGGCTTTCTATATAACTGTCTTCTTCATGACCAGATACTATATTATAACTATATCTACGAAAGGTTTGAATGATTTCGTTAAGTCCGGTGCTACCTATCTTTAAGGTAACCTGAACAACGTCATTTTTTATTTTAGAAACAAATGCACCTAAAAGTTTACCACCATTAGATTCTACGATTTGACTTATTTCGCTAAATGAATAATCATTAATTCCTTTTTCAACGACTAAAACACCACCAGCTTCAAAAAAGAAAGGAGATTCGTTAAAGAGACTAATAATGTCATTAAGTTCATAATACCCTAAATAGTTGTTTTTTTCGTCTAAGACAGGCATAATGTTAGCCGAATTTTGTGCAAAAGCTTCCAATACATCTAACCAAAGCGTATGGTTTCTTACAAAAAAATCTTCAATGGAATAAAGGTACTCACTAATAGGTTTGTCACTTTCAAAACAATGTGCATCAGTTTCAAAAAAAGTGCCCAGAAAAGCACCATTTTCATCTTTGATGGGGATATGAGAATAAGTTAACTGATTAAATAGCAATTGTAACTCACTTATTTTACTATTGCTATTTAATGGTTTTATATCATTTATAATATATTCTGAAAGTTTCATTGTTCAGCTTTATGAGTATGCAAATTAATTAAAAAAATAGCATATAAGCCTGTTCTACTTTGTATTTTTGCTTTTTAAAATTTATAGATGACCAAGTTAAGTGTAAATATTAACAAGATTGCTACATTAAGGAATTCCAGAGGAGGTGATGTACCAAATGTAGTTCAATTTGCAAAAGATGTGCAGCGTTTTGGAGCAGAAGGGGTAACAATACACCCAAGGCCAGATGAGCGTCATATCCGTTATCAGGATGCTCGCGATTTAAAACCTGAAGTATATACCGAGTATAATATTGAAGGAAATCCTGTGAGTTCTTTTGTAGAATTAGTATTAAATGTAAAACCAACACAGGTTACATTAGTACCGGATGCTGTTGATGCTATTACCAGTAATGCTGGTTGGGATACCATAAAGCATAAAGATTTTTTAGTTGATATTATTAAAGAGTTTCAACAAAACGGAATAAGAACCTCTATTTTTGTAGATCCTGTTTTAGAGCAAATTGAAGGTGCAAAAGCTACAGGAACAGATAGAATTGAATTATATACTGAAGCTTTTGCGCATCAATATAGCTTGAGTAATAAAGATGCTGTAACGCCCTATGTTAAAAGTGCAGAATTGGCTAATAATTTGGAACTAGGCATAAATGCAGGGCACGATTTATCTTTAGAGAATATTGAATTCTTTAAAAAGAATATTCCAGGATTGTTAGAAGTCTCTATTGGACATGCTTTAATAGCCGAGAGCTTATATTTAGGTGTAGACAATGTTATTCAAATGTATTTACACAAATTAAAGGCTTAATCTTTCTCAAAAAAAGGAAAAAACTTTGTTGTAACATACGGAGTTAAATAAAATATTTAAAAACAAGTGAGTAATCACGCAATAATTTCCCTCTTTTGTAGGGGTTAAGGGTTTATGGTATTACATTCAAATATAATAGGAGAAGGACAGCCATTTGTTATCCTTCATGGTTTTTTGGGAATGAGTGATAATTGGAAAACACTTGGTCGTCAATTTAGCGAACAGGGTTTTCAAGTTCATTTAGTAGACCAACGTAATCACGGACGTAGTTTTTGGGATAATAATTTTAATTATGAAGTACTTGCTGAAGATTTAAAACAATATTGTGATTCTCATAATCTTACAGATATTATATTATTGGGACATTCTATGGGAGGTAAAACAGCTATGCTATTTGCGACACAGTATCCAGAAATAGTTTCGAAGCTAATTGTGGCAGATATTTCTCCACGTTTTTATCCAGTTCATCACGATGCCATTTTAGAAGGGTTGGCTGCATTAGACTTTGATACTATTAAGAGTCGAGGAGAGGCAGATAAATTGTTAAGTGATTATGTGTCTGATTTTGGAGCACGTCAATTTTTACTAAAAAATCTATATTGGGTTGAAAAAGGCAAATTAGGACTACGAGTAAATC from Flavivirga abyssicola includes the following:
- a CDS encoding histidine kinase, encoding MRLIIKYIWFLGIMLSTTFMHAQANSEAIGQERRFTVRGSVIESDTRDPIPNVNVEVNGGAYTTTDYAGDFRIQAKKGDELIIRHKDFETVYYIIQSDERITVEVESNNEEAEYKQKKFSRSNPNQFKNLIDSAETYLKKDAKRSIQFVELALVESNSVKENAETYEVLGDIHMFWKQYDLAVSNYRVSIQNMETNIVKLKLAAAYKQNNNYQESIETYQEINTRRLSNWQLVQLYEGIGDVYLLTKNYQLSIDNYQKGLAVAQQHLITPKITDLNSKIAQVYNVKGESQKAEGYFNTSMKLANRQNKKRAIEEKIKVADFQSANNNYSSEIALRKEALEEISDFESDSIIDNESPLTPQKQNYKIGNAFALQKDYQNAIPYLEKSIEEADSKEDLVVQKDATRKLSEIYRDAGQFDKALIAYQSYVDLVDKLYSKKEQEISQAARFSKDIVSKQNRILSLESDRALTESQFQLTVEEAKRQKLIIYSLIGGVLLLLVVALLMFKYIKQQRLANNLLALKSLRSQMNPHFIFNALNSVNSFIASNDERTANKYLTDFSSLMRAVLENSEEDFIPLEKEIKLLKLYTKLEHFRFQDKFDYNIHIDENINVQDFIIPPMLLQPYIENAVWHGLRYKKSKGYLEIEITQTKSDEIKISITDDGIGRQKSKALKTEHQQKQNSKGMGNIKKRVIILNEMYKDKVDVSVDDFKDEEDTGTKVVVTLKK
- a CDS encoding LytR/AlgR family response regulator transcription factor, with protein sequence MKLNSIIVEDEETSRDILKNYLKKYCPSISVLGEAANVEEALVLIRNNDLDLVFLDVEMPYGNAFDLLDKVGDINFETVFVTAYNHYAIDALNAHASYYLMKPISIDELIKAVDYVTEIKMKEEALQDQVLIPKTNGVDGKITIPQLDGFEVINMSDILYCKADDNYTEIYLNTNKKKLVSKTLKYFEEALSSASFARIHKSYLVNVNEVVKYVKGKGGSVILSNGKEVMVSASKKSNLLSYFK
- a CDS encoding gamma carbonic anhydrase family protein, which encodes MPVIKSVKGKSPKIPNDCFIAENATIVGEVIMGNQCSVWFSAVVRGDVNYIEMGNKVNVQDGAVIHGTYKTAATTIGNNVSIGHNALVHGCTIQDNVLVGMGAIIMDGCVVESNSIIAAGAVVTKNTRVETGSIYAGVPAKKVKDISEELISGEIDRIANNYIEYSSWFK
- the murI gene encoding glutamate racemase, which translates into the protein MSKQPIGIFDSGVGGTSIWKEIHTLLPNENTIYLADSLNAPYGQKGKETIIDLSIKNTEYLINKGCKLIVVACNTATTNAIDLLRNTYNIPFIGIEPAIKPAALQTKNNAIGILATKGTLSSALFSKTSDMFASNINVIEQVGEGIVELIENGKLLSNEMKTLLKTYLKPMIDANIDHLVLGCTHYPYLIPLLVDLLPDHVKIIDSGEAVARQTKAILKKNNLLHIEVETTDSKNCFYTNANPSTMQSLLGSHFTAEYLDF
- a CDS encoding OmpH family outer membrane protein; the protein is MKQLKTLLLATALCIGTISFTQAQSKVAHINTQELIAAMPEAKAAQTELETLGKTYQTDMQAMATEYQNTVKQYEAEASTKTDEENQKRGLELQEKQQRIQQFRADAQQDIAKKEAELFKPIQEKAFAAINKVSKAQGYEYVLERTTLIVAEGKDILNDVKKELGI
- a CDS encoding OmpH family outer membrane protein, with the protein product MKNKVLFLLTLVFMISISIHAQRGVRIAYIDTEYILENVPEYQEATAQLNQKADKWKNEIGAKLGAIEQKRKNLSNEKALLTKELIDEREEDIAFEEKEILDYQQKRFGPNGDLFIQKKQLMQPIQDQIFAAVQDMAQSRKYDFIFDKSSDAVMLFSANRFDLSDQILRSITRTSKRKQAKSKAERRAAKEEELVPEINYELEERQKALEEKKAQRESAVEKRRQEILAAREAKKKEAEARRQKILEDREKAKQAKLDARKKITEGKDTTEDEASKPETTSKVVEGETKTKAQLIEENRQKKLKERADRKKALEERKKKILEDRQKAKDSI